A region of the Silene latifolia isolate original U9 population chromosome 9, ASM4854445v1, whole genome shotgun sequence genome:
ACCTTTTACATATGTGGCCTCCAACTTCTGTGCTGGATACTTTCTTCCTAGTCTGTGCCAGCTTGGTGCTGCTTCTCCTCCTAGGGACAAAGTCGTCATTTTGGGCGACGGTACTCCTAAAGGTATTTCTCGTATCAATAACAGTAactagactatatatatatataactagtTTTGATCACACGATTTTATATAATTGGAGCCTTATTATTCGATTTTTTTATTATACACAGCTGTTTTTATTGAGGAGGGAGACATTGGCACCTACACGATAAGGGCCGTTGATGATCCAAGGACTCTAAACAAGACCCTTCACTTCAGGCCTGCTGCTAATACATTCTCCTTTAATGAACTTGTGTCCTTATGGGAGAAAAAGATTGGGAAAACCCTCGAAAAGGTTTACGTTCCTGAAGAACAAGTCCTCAAGAACATTCAAGGTAACTCTCGATCGATGATCAGTTAATTTCATACGAGGATTTATGTTTTACGTTTTGGTTATGTGAGTGCAGAAACAGAATTTCCAGGGAATGTACTTTTGGCAATCAATCACTCTGTTTTTGTGAAAGGAGAACAGACTAACTTTGACATCGATCCATCGTTTGGAGTGGAAGCTACAGAGCTCTACCCGGATGTCAAATACACGACTGTCGATGAGTTCCTTGATCGATTTGTCTAGGGTTCTACTAAAATGCTTACTACGGAGTATTACTGTAACGTCTGTAAGAATGTGTTTTTGTGCTGCTACCCAAAGAACATTATTACGAACTATTTTGTTGTCGTTGGAATGTGATATATGGCATGTTGGATTTAGACTTCCATTAGTCGGTTTATTGTTGGTTAAAACGGGTTGAATAAGACCGGTAAAGCTCATTACAGTTATGTGATCCATTGGGTCTAGGTCTGTCTGAGACAGTATTATTAAATACATAGTATGATGGTACTAATGAGTGTAGGCCTGTTTATTATATAGTGGACAGCCTCATGGGGCCCAAATACAGTCTTATTATGGCTAGGTCTCTCTTCCCGTCTAGAATACCTTTAACCTATATAAATAGGTTATTGGCATGACATGCCCCATTGATTGTCATCATAAAGAAACCTAGAAGAGGGAGGAGAAGATCCTAGCATACTAATTACTATCTTTTTATTATTCATCTTTCTATTATTCATCTATGGCTTCCGCTAATGGTATGTACCatctatctatatctatctatctatctatctatctatctatctatctatctatctatactaACTATAAAACAAAAACCATATGACGTCACTACTGCCACGTGTCAAGCTCACATCTCTCATTTTCCCGCCTACACACGACTTCTCAagcattaaaagaaaaaaaagaaacctgacttgagaaaaaaaaaaaggaaacctAATTTGCCTTCTTCAACCGGCAGTCTTCACTCTTCTCTCCTTTCTTCATACTATAATTTTAAAATCACACAGATTTCACCTCTCTTAAAAAATAAACTTTTAAATAAGATTTTTGATCTTTCATCTTTAATTGGATGATTTTTCAAATTGAATCAACTGCTGTACTCGGTATGTTTAATGTTTAATGAGGTAATGTAATTTGATGTTCCATCATCTGTTCCTCAGTTCAAGTATTTGATTCATGATGATAGAATGGTTTTTTAAAGACTATATATTTTCCGATCAAGGCCACGGATCAAAAGATTATTTTTTGATTTGCAATCTATCCATTGTTCTTAAACAAGTGCCCTTACCCTTCCCCGTTTTCTCTAATCTTTCTCAAGTTTTACAACTTTCATGTTTTTGTTCTATTACATGGCAGGCGTGGATTTGAAAAGTGGTCTCGATTTGGATTATGAAGCAGGTCAGAAAATTTAAGGGGCTGATGAACTAGATTTTTCCAGGTATTTGTAATCcttatagatttttttttttacagtagCTCTTTTTTTAAAAGTTACAGAGTATACTGCATTATTTTGTTGTCTTTTAATTCATACACACTTTTTTTTGTGCAAGAAAACTATAGTATGTATTTTGTTGtcctttatttaatttataagATGTTGGTATTGTTTAATTTTGCAATATACTCAGTGAATTATATCAATTTATTCTCTCTATGCATTTTTCTATTGAATTTAGCACTCTTATTTTGCAAGCTACTTTGTCACATTACAAGCTTTAGGGCGGGATTTTACGTCTCCATAATAAGAGGTTTATAACTATAGCCCTGAGTAGTACGATGCATGCATTATTGCATGAGATAATGGTAATAAGTTATTGAGGAAATTTCTATGAATATGAATAATACGTTGCTCACTTGCTCATGACCTGCTATTTACGATTTACCTACTATTTCAATTTGAGAAACTTCTATTGTTTGCGTTTCTTTTAACACGGACAAAAAATTAAGTCTTTTCATCTTTCTTTAATGACATGTACTCTATATATGATGAGTTTATTTATTGATGAATTGATATATACTACTTAAAGTAGCATAACAGAGCTCAAAATATGTCCCATCAATTTTTGACTACCATAAAAGTGTCGTAATTCTGTCACTATATAATTTTTTCAATTTGTTGTTATTTGATGGGAATTAGAAATTTAACAAAATAAGTTATTAAACTGATGCTACCtcttatacggagtattacatttacAAGTCGAATTTTTCAATGTTCTCGGCAACAAAAGCTATTGAATATGCATATTAAGCCATGAACAAATAAGTGGACATAATACTGTTTATTTAATTTTTCAATTCTTAATGCTTGGTCAAGTGCCTCTTCTGCATAACGAGATTTTTTACACTCTTGGAAATTGTTTGCATCTTTTTACTAACATCTACTCCCTTTGtcctaattatttgtttacctttaattaaaaaaCTCTCTCAAAGAATataaaaggcaaacaaatgaatGAGGTAGAGGGAAAGTATATTCTAAAACGTGTTATTACTTATTACCTTACATAGAGGAGATACTTTTGCGAGATTTGCAAAGGTGTTGACATTCTGTTTATCATGGATGAGTTCCTATTTATTTCCGAAGTAATTAGGGAGGGCATGAGGGTAATGTGAGAGGTGCTAAGGGGTGGATTGCCTAGGCGTGCGTGGTT
Encoded here:
- the LOC141599327 gene encoding phenylcoumaran benzylic ether reductase Betv6-like, with protein sequence MGSKILIIGGTGYIGKFMVEASAKAGNPTFALVRESTTASKADLVDKFKNLGVNIINGDINDHEGLVKAIKQVDVVISTVGSAVVGDQLKIIDAIKDAGNVKRFLPSEFGNDLDNMIHGVEPAKTGWAQKTEIRRAVEAQGIPFTYVASNFCAGYFLPSLCQLGAASPPRDKVVILGDGTPKAVFIEEGDIGTYTIRAVDDPRTLNKTLHFRPAANTFSFNELVSLWEKKIGKTLEKVYVPEEQVLKNIQETEFPGNVLLAINHSVFVKGEQTNFDIDPSFGVEATELYPDVKYTTVDEFLDRFV